The following are encoded in a window of Panicum virgatum strain AP13 chromosome 5N, P.virgatum_v5, whole genome shotgun sequence genomic DNA:
- the LOC120674019 gene encoding monoacylglycerol lipase-like has protein sequence MERGGGGGGAGRAGEVMMTSGATGRIVPVFRSVLSRRALLRAAVALRALFLWLLVLAGGLRRRRAAGSEPAAVSPAEAGAGAGAGAGKARRRRQAAEEEDARRRRVLAEEVAMAEGAGAGQGTRWDTFLVAGARRNALFCRLWAPAAEEMRGILVIIHGLNEHSGRYLHFAEQLTACGFGVYAMDWIGHGGSDGLHGYVPSLDYVIEDIEVLLNKIMMENPGVPCFLLGHSTGGAVVLKASLYPHIREKLEGIILTSPALRVKPAHPIVGAVAPIFSLVAPKFQFKGANKRGIPVSRDPAALLAKYSDPLVYTGPIRVRTGHEILRISSYLLHNLKNVTVPFMVLHGTADRVTDPLASQDLYREAASRHKDLRLYDGFLHDLLFEPERDEIGAEIIGWMDGMLRRQAV, from the exons atggagaggggcggcggcggcggcggtgccggccGCGCGGGCGAGGTGATGATGACGTCGGGCGCGACGGGCCGGATCGTGCCGGTGTTCCGCTCCGTGCTGTCGCGGCGCGCGCTgctgcgcgccgccgtggcgctgCGCGCGCTCTTCCTCTGGCTGCTGGTCCTCGCCGGCGggctgcgccggcgccgggcggcggggTCCGAGCCCGCGGCGGTgtcgccggcggaggcgggggccggggccggggccggggccgggaaggcgcggcggcggcggcaggccgcggaggaggaggacgcgcgccgccgcagggtgctcgcggaggaggtggccatggcggagggcgccggcgccgggcaggGGACCAGGTGGGACACGTTCCTCGTCGCCGGGGCCAGGAGGAACGCGCTCTTCTGCCGCCTCTgggcgcccgccgccgaggagaTGAG GGGCATTTTGGTCATCATACATGGTCTGAATGAACACAG CGGAAGGTATTTGCACTTTGCTGAACAGCTGACAGCATGTGGCTTTGGAGTATACGCCATGGATTGGATAG GGCATGGTGGAAGTGATGGCCTGCACGGCTATGTGCCTTCACTAGACTATGTTATCGAAGACATA GAAGTGCTTCTTAACAAAATTATGATGGAGAATCCTGGGGTCCCTTGTTTTCTTCTTGGTCACTCCACCGGCGGAGCTGTGGTCTTGAAG GCATCTTTGTACCCTCATATCAGAGAGAAACTGGAAGGGATCATCCTGACATCACCGGCTCTGCGTGTGAAACCTGCCCATCCTATTGTTGGG GCTGTGGCACCGATATTCTCTCTAGTAGCACCCAAGTTCCAGTTCAAAGGAGCAAACAAGAGGGGCATCCCCGTGTCCCGCGACCCAGCCGCGCTGCTCGCAAAATACTCCGACCCATTGGTCTACACAGGGCCGATCAGGGTCCGGACGGGCCACGAGATCCTGCGCATCTCCTCCTACCTGCTGCACAACCTGAAGAATGTCACCGTCCCGTTCATGGTCCTGCACGGCACGGCGGACCGGGTGACGGACCCGCTGGCTTCGCAGGACCTCTACAGGGAGGCCGCGTCGAGGCACAAGGACCTGAGGCTGTACGACGGGTTCTTGCACGACCTGCTCTTCGAGCCCGAGCGCGACGAGATCGGGGCCGAGATCATCGGCTGGATGGACGGGATGCTCCGGCGGCAGGCGGTGTGA
- the LOC120672957 gene encoding uncharacterized protein LOC120672957 codes for MTTEVCSSDFGVVLQDDVHRDTRVQVPVSNIDAKNYLTNTIDWKASAGLWVAGVLGELGIQGRMYISPTNSCAYVVHGVTSIATNNRVAGGWKIVSTGGLGFALPVLLSLQSIFGVSVGFGGGAGVGTAFVRYISYSYLEKSGWSSSAGVALLLGDSESPAVLGVPDLLRLGDGIGRSMIQAYIDFFGVPLAAKDGFKKLDVASSEASSSSWSSASSRKFRVPFFQGESGGRRLRSPAARITGDMLQGLVCNCFSFRFVLVTSECKLIRGG; via the exons ATGACAACAGAGGTCTGCAGCAGCGACTTTGGCGTGGTTCTGCAAGATGATGTTCACCGTGATACACGCGTCCAGGTTCCGGTCAGCAACATTGATGCAAAAAATTACCTGACCAACACAATTGATTGGAAG GCTTCTGCTGGCCTATGGGTCGCCGGTGTGCTAGGGGAACTGGGGATCCAGGGGAGGATGTACATATCCCCTACTAATAG TTGTGCCTATGTTGTCCATGGTGTCACTAGCATCGCAACCAACAACAGGGTTGCCGGAGGATGGAAGATTGTATCTACCGGTGGATTAGGGTTTGCGCTGCCGGTTCTTTTGTCCCTCCAGAGCATCTTCGGCGTCAGCGtcggcttcggtggtggcgcggGTGTCGGAACTGCTTTTGTGAGGTATATATCTTACTCCTACCTTGAGAAATCGGGTTGGAGTTCTTCTGCTGGTGTCGCTTTGCTGCTTGGTGATTCGGAGTCGCCAGCAGTTCTTGGGGTGCCAGATCTCCTTCGTCTCGGCGATGGAATTGGACGTTCAATGATTCAAGCATACATCGATTTCTTCGGTGTGCCACTTGCTGCTAAGGATGGTTTCAAAAAACTAGATGTGGCTTCTTCTGAAGCTTCTTCGTCGAGCTGGAGTTCAGCTTCAAGTCGCAAGTTCCGCGTTCCTTTCTTTCAGGGAGagagtggcgggcggcggctccggTCACCAGCAGCGAGGATCACCGGGGATATGTTAcaaggacttgtttgtaattgtttttcttttagGTTTGTTCTTGTAACTTCTGAATGTAAACTCATTCGTGGAGGATAA